A region of Candidatus Hydrogenedentota bacterium DNA encodes the following proteins:
- a CDS encoding transcriptional repressor has product MARRPSPQRGGPARPRPTRNTPQSAAVRRVFEEAEGPLSVQDARDRSARLCPGIGIATVYRILRRLLGEKVVSAVDIPGAGVLYEAAAGLHHHYFVCHGCGRAFVLKNCPGHLQAMVPKGFELQRHDIVLHGLCAGCSAATP; this is encoded by the coding sequence ATGGCGCGTCGGCCCTCCCCCCAGCGCGGCGGCCCCGCCCGGCCGCGTCCGACCCGGAACACGCCCCAGAGCGCGGCGGTGCGCCGCGTGTTCGAGGAGGCCGAAGGGCCGCTCTCCGTGCAGGACGCCCGCGACCGCTCGGCGCGCCTGTGCCCCGGCATCGGCATCGCCACGGTCTACCGCATCCTGCGGCGGCTGCTCGGCGAGAAAGTGGTGTCGGCGGTGGACATTCCCGGGGCGGGGGTGCTGTACGAGGCGGCCGCCGGTCTGCACCACCATTACTTCGTCTGCCACGGCTGCGGCCGCGCGTTTGTGCTCAAGAACTGCCCCGGCCACCTTCAGGCCATGGTTCCCAAGGGCTTCGAGCTGCAGCGGCACGACATTGTCCTTCACGGCCTGTGCGCCGGATGCAGCGCGGCCACGCCCTGA
- a CDS encoding acylphosphatase, whose amino-acid sequence MERLRMLVSGRVQGVGYRWAAAEEARRLGLSGWVRNLPDGGVEAVFEGGRESLEEMRDWCARGPRFARVDRVQECWESAGKPGEDGVHIRG is encoded by the coding sequence ATGGAACGCCTGCGGATGCTGGTTTCCGGCAGGGTGCAGGGAGTCGGCTACCGCTGGGCGGCCGCCGAGGAGGCGCGCCGGCTCGGCCTCTCCGGATGGGTGCGCAACCTCCCGGACGGCGGCGTCGAGGCCGTGTTTGAGGGCGGCAGGGAGTCCCTTGAGGAAATGCGCGACTGGTGCGCCCGGGGCCCCCGGTTCGCCAGGGTGGACCGCGTTCAGGAGTGCTGGGAGTCCGCAGGGAAGCCCGGCGAGGACGGAGTCCATATTCGCGGGTAA
- a CDS encoding TIGR00282 family metallophosphoesterase — MRILFIGDVVGRTGRGAVARALPELRKTHAVDLVVANAENSAAGIGATPSTLQELRRHGVDLFTLGNHTWRKKELLDAMDGLACAARPANFPEGVPGRGAVTATLADGRKAAVLNLLGRVYMDPADCPFAAADRLLPELRAVTPVILVDFHAEATSEKAALGWHLDGRCSAVIGTHTHVQTADEWILPGGTAFLSDAGMTGPTDSIIGMKRGPILEKFVRGIPGKFEVAEGPAVFSAVLLEVDDTTGKALSITRILLRDPK, encoded by the coding sequence ATGCGCATTCTTTTCATTGGCGACGTGGTGGGGCGCACCGGACGCGGCGCGGTGGCCCGCGCGCTCCCGGAACTCCGCAAGACGCACGCCGTGGACCTCGTCGTCGCCAACGCGGAAAACTCCGCCGCGGGCATTGGGGCCACCCCCTCCACCCTCCAGGAACTCCGCCGCCACGGCGTGGACCTCTTCACCCTGGGCAACCACACCTGGCGCAAGAAGGAGCTGCTCGACGCCATGGACGGCCTCGCCTGCGCGGCGCGCCCGGCGAATTTCCCGGAGGGGGTGCCCGGCCGCGGCGCGGTGACGGCCACCCTGGCCGACGGCCGGAAGGCGGCGGTGCTCAACCTCCTGGGCCGCGTCTACATGGACCCCGCCGACTGCCCCTTTGCGGCGGCCGACCGGCTCCTTCCCGAACTGCGCGCGGTCACCCCGGTCATCCTCGTGGATTTCCACGCCGAAGCCACCTCGGAGAAGGCGGCGCTGGGCTGGCACCTCGACGGCCGCTGCTCCGCCGTTATCGGCACGCACACCCATGTGCAGACGGCGGACGAGTGGATTCTGCCCGGCGGCACCGCCTTCCTCAGCGACGCGGGCATGACGGGCCCCACAGACTCCATCATCGGCATGAAGCGCGGCCCGATCCTTGAAAAATTCGTCCGGGGCATCCCCGGAAAATTCGAGGTCGCCGAGGGCCCGGCCGTCTTCAGCGCGGTCCTGCTCGAGGTGGACGACACGACGGGAAAGGCCCTGTCCATCACGCGCATACTCCTCCGCGACCCAAAATAG
- a CDS encoding DUF128 domain-containing protein codes for MESMDIKTKRRMVAILRVLHEAPDGMGSERIAKSLDLSGIQLSERAVRNYLAMADELGWTENLGRGGRRLTARGIEELEGALVADKVGFIAGKIDALSYQMDFDLSARGGRIILNISTVQLRDLRNTISIMADVFKARLGMGRLVVVALPGERIGGFTVPPNRAAIGTVCSVSVNGVLLHAGIAMASRFGGLLEITDGKPRRFTQVITYEGSSLDPLEIFIRGHMTSVWRASREGSGLIGASFREVPAVALADVRALFRAMEEVGLGGVVAVGSPNQPLLDIPVGAERVGVILSGGLNPVAAVVEEGIQVTSAAMSTLCDFSRLKEYRVLSSYSGIRGL; via the coding sequence ATGGAATCCATGGACATCAAAACGAAGCGGCGGATGGTCGCCATCCTGCGGGTGCTGCACGAGGCGCCCGACGGCATGGGCAGCGAGCGCATCGCGAAGTCCCTCGACCTGAGCGGCATCCAGCTCAGCGAGCGGGCGGTGCGCAATTATCTGGCCATGGCCGACGAGCTGGGGTGGACGGAGAACCTCGGCCGGGGCGGACGGCGGCTGACCGCCCGGGGCATCGAGGAGCTGGAGGGGGCGCTGGTGGCGGACAAGGTGGGCTTCATCGCCGGGAAGATTGACGCCCTGTCCTACCAGATGGACTTTGACCTGTCCGCGCGGGGGGGGCGCATCATTCTAAACATCTCCACCGTGCAGCTGCGCGACCTGCGGAACACGATCAGCATCATGGCCGACGTGTTCAAGGCGCGCCTGGGCATGGGACGCCTGGTGGTGGTCGCCCTGCCGGGCGAGCGCATCGGCGGGTTCACGGTCCCCCCGAACCGCGCCGCCATCGGCACGGTGTGCAGCGTGAGCGTCAACGGCGTGCTGCTCCACGCGGGCATCGCCATGGCCTCCCGCTTCGGCGGCCTGCTGGAGATCACGGACGGCAAGCCGCGCCGCTTCACCCAGGTCATCACCTACGAGGGGTCCTCCCTCGACCCGCTGGAGATCTTCATCCGCGGCCACATGACCTCCGTGTGGCGCGCGTCGCGCGAGGGGTCGGGGCTCATCGGCGCGAGTTTCCGCGAGGTGCCCGCCGTCGCCCTGGCCGACGTGCGCGCCCTCTTCCGCGCCATGGAGGAGGTTGGCCTGGGCGGGGTGGTGGCCGTCGGCAGCCCGAACCAGCCTCTCCTCGACATCCCCGTCGGCGCGGAGCGCGTGGGGGTCATCCTCAGCGGCGGACTCAACCCCGTGGCCGCCGTGGTGGAGGAGGGCATCCAGGTCACCAGCGCCGCCATGAGCACCCTGTGCGACTTCTCCCGGCTCAAGGAATACCGCGTCCTGTCGTCCTATTCGGGCATCAGGGGGCTCTGA
- a CDS encoding response regulator produces the protein MESKQSFSTSEVARFCHVTADTIRKWAEAGRIRVFKTPGGHRRIRRDDLMRFLRENSIPIHEDLDNSGVRLLVVDDEKAVISVIRRFLERSSTPFQIEVAMDGFEAGRLVATFRPDVIFLDLRLPGIDGFEVCRRIKTNAESSSSHVLAMTGYYEGEVAQRVIELGADMLLQKPFTPDDLRRALAKVGVEVN, from the coding sequence ATGGAAAGCAAACAGTCATTCAGCACGTCCGAAGTGGCGCGGTTCTGTCATGTCACCGCCGACACCATCCGCAAATGGGCGGAGGCGGGGCGCATCCGGGTGTTCAAGACGCCGGGGGGACACCGCCGCATCCGCCGGGACGATCTGATGCGGTTCCTGCGGGAGAACAGCATTCCGATCCACGAGGATCTGGACAATTCCGGCGTCCGCCTGCTGGTGGTGGACGATGAGAAGGCGGTGATCTCGGTGATCCGGCGTTTTCTGGAGCGCTCCTCGACGCCGTTCCAGATTGAGGTGGCCATGGACGGGTTTGAGGCGGGCCGCCTGGTGGCGACCTTCCGCCCGGACGTCATTTTCCTGGACCTGCGCCTGCCGGGCATTGACGGGTTTGAGGTCTGCCGCCGCATCAAGACCAATGCGGAATCCTCGTCCTCCCATGTCCTCGCGATGACGGGGTACTACGAGGGCGAGGTGGCCCAGCGGGTGATCGAACTGGGGGCGGACATGCTGCTGCAGAAGCCCTTCACGCCGGACGACCTGCGGCGCGCCCTGGCCAAGGTCGGGGTCGAAGTAAACTGA
- a CDS encoding peptidylprolyl isomerase, with translation MPKMKYVYYAIVAVVAVGCLAAINLLKPESAVSADQQQKEEAREMLAQADKISEEAKAGADQEIAKPEQPETKENAPVDMPEKAPEKFSVEFECTNGTFVVECVTEWAPLGAERFYTLVKEGFFNDAGFFRVVPGFVVQFGLAADPSATAKWKERKLRDDPVTQSNKKGYITFAMAGPNTRTSQVFINYRDNTNLDGMGFAPFGKVVSGMEVVEAINAEAGERPNQGMITFEGNAYLKKNFPKMDFIKKATIKQ, from the coding sequence ATGCCCAAGATGAAGTACGTCTACTACGCGATCGTTGCGGTTGTCGCGGTGGGTTGTCTCGCCGCCATCAACCTGCTCAAGCCCGAGAGCGCGGTCAGCGCGGACCAGCAGCAGAAGGAGGAGGCGCGGGAAATGCTCGCGCAGGCGGACAAGATCAGCGAAGAAGCCAAGGCGGGGGCGGACCAGGAAATCGCCAAACCCGAACAACCCGAAACCAAGGAGAATGCACCTGTGGACATGCCGGAAAAGGCCCCCGAAAAATTCAGCGTCGAGTTTGAATGCACCAACGGCACCTTTGTGGTGGAGTGCGTGACCGAGTGGGCGCCCCTGGGCGCGGAGCGCTTCTACACCCTGGTGAAGGAGGGCTTCTTCAACGACGCGGGCTTCTTCCGCGTGGTGCCGGGCTTCGTGGTGCAGTTCGGCCTGGCCGCCGACCCCTCGGCCACCGCGAAGTGGAAGGAGAGGAAGCTCCGGGACGATCCGGTCACCCAGAGCAACAAGAAGGGGTACATCACCTTCGCCATGGCGGGCCCCAACACCCGCACCTCCCAGGTGTTCATCAACTACCGGGACAACACGAACCTGGACGGCATGGGCTTCGCCCCCTTCGGCAAGGTCGTCTCCGGCATGGAGGTCGTGGAGGCCATCAACGCGGAGGCGGGCGAGCGGCCAAACCAGGGCATGATCACCTTCGAGGGGAACGCCTACCTCAAGAAGAACTTCCCGAAAATGGACTTCATCAAGAAGGCCACAATCAAGCAGTAG
- a CDS encoding pyruvate, phosphate dikinase — MSFTSGISSGLPELDRTIRGVLAGDNIVWRVDRIEEYAAFVLPFAEHALSTGRPTVYFRFANHAPVLEDRPDNPLFLRLTLDPAQGFEGFLDAVHDTIEATEKGAYYVFDSLSDLSAAWHGDAMLCNFFLMTCPYLYDRGDLASFALLRDRHSNEAVLPIRNTCQVMLDAYKKGGTIFVRPLKTQQRFSPTIHMLHRWENGALTPIAESHVITEVLKPVPPSAVGCSVRPLDAWNRAFMQAQDLLTGPPELLRSELANHLFETLLRMLISHEERVLGLARRHLTLADLLEIGRRTVGTGLIGGKSAGMLLAHAILRGAGGEWAGRLEMHDSFYIGSDCFYTFLVRNGCWWMRRRQKAGETLFEEAEQARRRILTGKFPPEFEGELERIMEYFSSAPIIVRSSSLLEDAFGNSFAGKYDSVFCANQGSFHHRMEDLKTAIRTVYASAMSASALAYRKAHGLLEREEQMGLLIQRVSGTQHGELFFPDLAGVGFSFNPYVWNPDIDPGAGVLRMVFGLGTRAVDRSDSDYTRLVALNAPDLSPDSRESGQGKCSQRIVDVLDLDANQLVSLDFGAVAERGGGDRDRAVARFSHRDPALVRAVRAQGSGTVPLTITFDRMIRDTSFIGDMREALRLLQEAYDYPVDVEFTANFPEEGVYKLNIVQCRPLQVKGNAVCEPLPARIPDEDLLLRARGPVIGPSRSETLDTFIYVVPEVYSSLPNADRYRVARIIGRVTQALRGARVMLLGPGRWGTTTPSLGVPVSFAEIHPVAVLCEIVAMRDGLVPDVSLGTHFFSELVEQDMLYIAVYPERAETVLRDDFFLRAPNLLLELAPEAALFADTLKVVRVAPETGKVRLHANVLEQEVVCFMEPAAVPEG; from the coding sequence ATGAGCTTCACATCCGGCATCAGTTCCGGGCTGCCCGAGCTGGACCGCACCATCCGGGGGGTGCTGGCGGGGGACAACATTGTCTGGCGGGTGGACCGGATCGAAGAATACGCGGCCTTCGTGCTGCCCTTCGCGGAACACGCCCTCTCGACGGGGCGCCCCACGGTGTACTTCCGCTTTGCGAACCACGCCCCGGTGCTGGAGGACCGGCCGGACAACCCGCTCTTTCTCCGGCTCACCCTGGACCCCGCGCAGGGCTTCGAGGGCTTCCTCGACGCGGTGCACGACACCATCGAGGCCACCGAAAAGGGGGCCTACTATGTGTTCGACTCCCTGTCGGACCTTTCGGCGGCGTGGCACGGCGACGCGATGCTCTGCAACTTCTTCCTCATGACCTGCCCCTACCTCTACGACCGGGGCGACCTGGCCAGTTTCGCGCTCCTGCGGGACCGCCACTCCAACGAGGCGGTGCTGCCGATCCGCAACACCTGCCAGGTGATGCTGGACGCGTACAAGAAGGGCGGCACCATCTTCGTGCGTCCCCTGAAGACGCAGCAGCGCTTCTCCCCCACCATCCACATGCTGCACCGGTGGGAGAACGGCGCGCTCACGCCCATCGCCGAGAGCCACGTGATCACCGAGGTGCTCAAGCCGGTGCCGCCCTCGGCGGTCGGCTGCTCGGTGCGGCCGCTGGACGCGTGGAACCGCGCCTTCATGCAGGCGCAGGATCTGCTCACCGGGCCGCCCGAGCTGCTGCGAAGCGAGCTGGCCAACCACCTGTTTGAGACCCTGCTGCGCATGCTTATCTCGCACGAGGAGCGGGTGCTGGGGCTGGCGCGCCGCCACCTGACCCTGGCCGACCTGCTGGAGATCGGGCGGCGCACGGTGGGCACGGGACTCATCGGCGGCAAGTCCGCGGGCATGCTGCTGGCCCACGCCATCCTCCGGGGCGCGGGCGGGGAGTGGGCCGGCCGGCTGGAGATGCACGACAGCTTCTACATTGGCTCCGACTGCTTCTACACCTTCCTCGTGCGCAACGGGTGCTGGTGGATGCGCCGCCGCCAGAAGGCGGGCGAGACCCTTTTCGAGGAGGCCGAGCAGGCGCGCCGCCGCATCCTCACGGGCAAGTTCCCGCCGGAGTTCGAGGGGGAGCTCGAGCGCATCATGGAGTACTTCTCCAGCGCGCCCATCATCGTGCGGTCCAGCTCGCTGCTGGAGGACGCCTTCGGCAACTCCTTCGCGGGGAAGTACGACAGCGTCTTCTGCGCGAACCAGGGCTCCTTCCACCATCGGATGGAGGACCTGAAGACGGCGATCCGCACGGTGTACGCCAGCGCCATGAGCGCGTCGGCCCTCGCCTACCGCAAGGCCCACGGCCTGCTCGAGCGCGAGGAGCAGATGGGGCTCCTGATCCAGCGCGTCTCCGGCACCCAGCACGGCGAGCTCTTCTTCCCCGACCTGGCAGGCGTCGGGTTCTCTTTCAACCCCTACGTCTGGAACCCGGACATTGACCCCGGGGCCGGCGTGCTGCGCATGGTCTTCGGCCTGGGCACCCGGGCGGTGGACCGGTCCGACTCCGACTACACGCGCCTGGTGGCGCTCAACGCCCCCGACCTCTCGCCCGACTCGCGGGAGAGCGGCCAGGGAAAATGCAGCCAGCGCATCGTGGACGTGCTGGACCTCGACGCGAACCAGCTCGTCTCGCTGGACTTCGGCGCGGTGGCCGAGCGCGGCGGCGGCGACCGGGACCGCGCCGTGGCCCGCTTCTCCCACCGCGACCCGGCGCTGGTGCGCGCGGTGCGCGCGCAGGGCTCCGGGACGGTCCCCCTCACCATCACCTTCGACCGGATGATCCGCGACACGTCCTTCATCGGGGACATGCGGGAGGCCCTGCGGCTGCTGCAGGAGGCCTACGACTACCCGGTGGACGTGGAGTTCACGGCGAACTTCCCCGAGGAGGGCGTGTACAAGCTCAACATCGTGCAGTGCCGCCCGCTCCAGGTCAAGGGCAACGCGGTGTGCGAGCCCCTGCCCGCCCGCATCCCCGACGAGGACCTCCTCCTGCGCGCGCGCGGCCCCGTCATCGGCCCGAGCCGCTCGGAGACCCTGGACACCTTCATTTATGTGGTGCCGGAGGTCTACTCCAGCCTGCCCAACGCCGACCGCTACCGCGTGGCGCGCATCATCGGCCGGGTGACCCAGGCGCTCAGGGGGGCGCGGGTCATGCTCCTCGGCCCGGGCCGCTGGGGCACCACCACCCCGTCCCTGGGCGTGCCCGTGTCCTTCGCCGAAATCCACCCCGTCGCCGTGCTCTGCGAGATCGTGGCCATGCGCGACGGCCTCGTGCCGGACGTCTCCCTGGGCACCCATTTCTTCAGCGAGCTGGTGGAGCAGGACATGCTTTATATTGCCGTGTACCCCGAGCGGGCGGAAACGGTTCTCCGGGACGACTTCTTCCTCCGGGCACCCAATCTTCTGCTGGAGCTGGCGCCGGAGGCGGCCCTGTTTGCAGACACCCTGAAAGTCGTCCGGGTGGCCCCGGAAACAGGAAAAGTGCGCCTGCACGCCAATGTGCTGGAGCAGGAAGTGGTCTGTTTTATGGAACCCGCCGCGGTTCCCGAAGGATAG
- a CDS encoding OmpA family protein, whose translation MKKLVLVLAVAVAVAGLSSVAHAAKTWDDMSWWGNTGATPEPQPESGTCPAQMSRDGYWWWPTEAASNADDGELWGNRGIVYRDWEKPAEKVVEPPAPPEQKPAVDLTRPVANNVLFDFDKAVLKPEGKVEVDKIVDSMKKFPKDTAVIEGHTCDIGAEAYNMGLGQRRADAVQKYMVESGIDAARVQAVSFGETKPAVPNDSAANRKLNRRAEFKVTIVN comes from the coding sequence ATGAAGAAACTGGTTTTGGTTCTGGCAGTGGCGGTTGCGGTGGCCGGGCTGAGTTCCGTCGCCCATGCCGCGAAGACGTGGGACGACATGTCCTGGTGGGGAAACACGGGCGCGACCCCGGAGCCGCAGCCGGAAAGCGGCACGTGCCCGGCGCAGATGAGCCGTGACGGCTACTGGTGGTGGCCGACCGAAGCCGCCAGCAACGCGGACGACGGCGAGCTGTGGGGCAACCGCGGCATCGTCTACCGCGACTGGGAAAAGCCGGCGGAGAAGGTCGTTGAGCCTCCCGCGCCGCCGGAGCAGAAGCCGGCGGTTGACCTTACCCGGCCGGTGGCCAACAACGTCCTGTTCGACTTCGACAAGGCCGTTCTGAAGCCCGAAGGCAAAGTCGAAGTGGACAAGATCGTGGACTCGATGAAGAAGTTCCCGAAGGACACGGCCGTCATTGAGGGTCACACCTGCGACATCGGCGCCGAAGCCTACAACATGGGCCTTGGCCAGCGCCGCGCCGATGCGGTCCAGAAGTACATGGTTGAGAGCGGCATTGACGCGGCCCGCGTCCAGGCCGTCAGCTTCGGCGAGACGAAGCCGGCCGTCCCCAATGACAGCGCCGCGAACCGCAAGCTCAACCGCCGCGCCGAGTTCAAGGTCACCATCGTCAACTAG
- the gdhA gene encoding NADP-specific glutamate dehydrogenase: MSYVQSVLESVIRKNAGEPEFHQAVREVLECLAPVFERHPEYEEARILERLTEPERVIMFRVPWQDDKNRVQVNRGYRIEFNSAIGPYKGGLRFHPTVYLGILKFLAFEQVFKNSLTTLPMGGGKGGSDFDPKGKSDSEVMRFCQSFMTELCKYIGPDTDVPAGDIGVGGREIGFLFGQYKRIRNEFTGVLTGKGLTWGGSLIRPEATGYGAVYFAQNMLATRNQDFAGKVCTVSGSGNVAQYTVEKLTELGAKAVTLSDSNGFIHDPDGIDAEKLAFVMELKNVHRGRIREYADRFRSAKFIEGRRPWDVPCDCAFPSATQNEVNGLDAAALVKNGCFMVAEGANMPTDPEGVDVFLKAGILYGPGKAANAGGVAVSGLEMAQNAQHTNWMREEVDNRLKDIMAAIHTQASTAAEEYGTPGNYVAGANIAGFVKVADAMLAQGLV, encoded by the coding sequence ATGTCGTACGTGCAGAGTGTGCTGGAGTCTGTGATCCGAAAGAACGCCGGGGAGCCTGAGTTCCACCAGGCGGTCCGCGAAGTGCTCGAATGCCTCGCCCCGGTGTTCGAGCGGCACCCCGAATACGAGGAGGCGCGCATCCTCGAACGCCTCACGGAGCCCGAGCGGGTGATCATGTTCCGCGTGCCGTGGCAGGACGACAAGAACCGCGTCCAGGTGAACCGCGGCTACCGCATCGAATTCAACAGCGCCATCGGCCCGTACAAGGGCGGCCTGCGCTTCCACCCGACGGTGTACCTGGGCATCCTGAAGTTCCTGGCCTTCGAGCAGGTGTTCAAGAACTCCCTGACAACGCTGCCGATGGGCGGCGGCAAGGGCGGGTCCGACTTCGACCCGAAGGGGAAGTCGGACAGCGAGGTGATGCGCTTCTGCCAGTCCTTCATGACGGAGCTGTGCAAGTACATCGGCCCCGACACGGACGTGCCGGCGGGCGACATCGGCGTGGGCGGCCGCGAGATCGGCTTCCTGTTCGGACAGTACAAGCGCATCCGCAACGAGTTCACGGGCGTGCTCACGGGCAAGGGGCTGACCTGGGGCGGCTCGCTGATCCGTCCGGAGGCCACCGGCTACGGCGCGGTCTACTTCGCCCAGAACATGCTCGCCACGCGCAACCAGGACTTCGCGGGCAAGGTCTGCACCGTTTCCGGCTCCGGCAACGTGGCGCAGTACACGGTCGAGAAGCTGACCGAGCTGGGCGCCAAGGCCGTCACGCTCTCCGACTCCAACGGCTTCATCCACGACCCGGACGGCATTGACGCCGAGAAGCTGGCCTTCGTGATGGAGCTGAAGAACGTGCACCGCGGCCGCATCAGGGAATACGCGGACCGCTTCCGCTCGGCGAAGTTCATCGAGGGCAGGCGCCCGTGGGACGTGCCCTGCGACTGCGCCTTCCCGAGCGCCACGCAGAACGAGGTGAACGGCCTGGACGCGGCCGCGCTGGTGAAGAACGGCTGCTTCATGGTCGCCGAGGGCGCCAACATGCCGACGGACCCCGAGGGGGTGGACGTCTTCCTGAAGGCCGGCATCCTGTACGGCCCCGGCAAGGCGGCGAACGCGGGCGGCGTGGCGGTCTCCGGGCTGGAGATGGCGCAGAACGCCCAGCACACGAACTGGATGCGCGAGGAGGTGGACAACCGCCTGAAGGACATCATGGCGGCCATCCACACCCAGGCGAGCACCGCCGCCGAGGAGTACGGCACGCCGGGCAACTACGTCGCGGGCGCGAACATCGCCGGCTTCGTGAAGGTCGCCGACGCCATGCTGGCGCAGGGCCTTGTCTGA
- a CDS encoding methyltransferase — translation MSASSRDLVRQTLECRRPARAPRQLWTLPWAEIHHGEAVAGILRDFPPDIAGCPGFLRENGPGHGDPTEPGVSVDDWGCTFVNIQRGVIGEVKEPLVGDWDADRGRIHVPVEWQTVDGERVNRFCAETEAFVLAGCCPRPFEQLQFLRGTADLCMDLLTRPAGFEAFLADMHRFYCGLLELWARTDVDGLMFMDDWGSQQALLIDPSLWRELFKPMYRDYAQIARGAGKKLFMHSDGHTLDIFPDLVELGVDAVNSQVFCMGVENLAPFAGKVTFWGEIDRQHILPEASPEEVAAAVAEVHRHLWRDGGCIAQCEFGAGARPENVREVFAAWDRLTCGVGA, via the coding sequence ATGTCCGCATCATCCCGGGACCTTGTCCGCCAGACGCTGGAATGCAGACGGCCCGCCCGCGCGCCCCGCCAGCTCTGGACGCTCCCCTGGGCGGAAATCCACCACGGGGAGGCGGTTGCGGGCATTCTGCGCGATTTTCCCCCTGACATCGCCGGATGCCCCGGATTCCTCCGGGAAAACGGCCCCGGCCACGGCGACCCCACGGAGCCCGGGGTCTCGGTGGACGACTGGGGCTGCACCTTCGTGAACATCCAGCGCGGCGTCATCGGCGAGGTGAAGGAGCCCCTGGTGGGCGACTGGGACGCCGACCGGGGCAGAATTCATGTGCCCGTGGAGTGGCAGACCGTGGACGGGGAACGTGTCAACCGGTTCTGCGCGGAGACGGAGGCGTTCGTGCTGGCCGGGTGTTGTCCCCGGCCCTTTGAGCAGCTCCAGTTCCTCCGGGGGACCGCCGACCTCTGCATGGACCTCCTGACCCGCCCCGCGGGGTTTGAGGCGTTTCTCGCGGACATGCACCGCTTTTACTGCGGCCTTCTGGAGCTCTGGGCGCGCACCGACGTGGACGGCCTCATGTTCATGGACGACTGGGGCTCGCAGCAGGCGCTGTTGATTGATCCGTCCCTCTGGCGCGAACTGTTCAAACCCATGTACCGGGACTACGCCCAGATCGCCCGCGGCGCCGGGAAGAAGCTTTTCATGCATTCCGACGGGCACACCCTGGACATCTTTCCGGACCTGGTGGAACTGGGCGTGGACGCCGTCAACAGCCAGGTCTTCTGCATGGGCGTCGAAAACCTCGCCCCCTTCGCCGGAAAGGTCACCTTCTGGGGCGAGATTGACCGGCAGCACATTCTGCCGGAGGCCTCTCCGGAGGAGGTGGCAGCAGCCGTCGCGGAGGTCCACCGCCACCTCTGGCGGGACGGGGGCTGCATCGCCCAGTGCGAGTTCGGCGCGGGGGCCCGCCCGGAAAATGTCCGGGAAGTGTTCGCCGCGTGGGACCGTCTCACCTGCGGAGTCGGCGCCTGA